One Thiohalomonas denitrificans DNA window includes the following coding sequences:
- the ccoS gene encoding cbb3-type cytochrome oxidase assembly protein CcoS translates to MDVIYTLIPAMILIGLAMVGVLIWAIRKGQYDDLEGDANRILMDDDDPLIPERDKTTPGSKKPNRPDLNGPDAE, encoded by the coding sequence ATGGACGTCATATACACCCTGATACCGGCAATGATCCTCATCGGCCTGGCCATGGTCGGCGTATTGATTTGGGCCATCAGAAAGGGCCAGTACGACGACCTGGAGGGTGATGCGAATCGGATCCTCATGGATGATGACGACCCGCTGATTCCGGAAAGGGACAAGACGACACCGGGCAGCAAGAAACCGAACCGTCCCGACCTGAACGGGCCGGATGCGGAGTGA
- a CDS encoding YhcH/YjgK/YiaL family protein, translated as MILDTLANAHRYHCIHPRFTEAFAFLHADPASLARGRHDIAGDDLFAIVSHGDGRARDEAMLECHRRYIDIQYIIAGVDEMGWKPQCTVACLAILSEPPKNVRTRRSAQAMVIPLSSAARIRRERIRTAEGWLEGRTPGTESATPSWRFWGAPFGRAAGRPSAALRFLERARHSLQNAPCS; from the coding sequence ATGATCCTGGACACCCTTGCCAATGCCCACCGCTATCACTGCATTCACCCGCGCTTCACGGAGGCATTCGCCTTTTTGCATGCCGACCCGGCCTCATTGGCCCGGGGCCGCCACGACATCGCGGGGGATGATCTGTTCGCGATCGTTTCCCACGGCGATGGTCGCGCCCGTGATGAGGCGATGTTGGAGTGCCATCGCCGCTACATCGACATTCAGTACATCATCGCCGGGGTCGACGAGATGGGGTGGAAACCACAGTGTACTGTTGCATGCTTGGCGATACTTTCAGAGCCCCCCAAAAACGTCAGGACAAGGCGCAGCGCGCAGGCAATGGTTATTCCCTTGTCAAGCGCTGCACGAATCCGCCGGGAGCGGATTCGGACAGCCGAAGGCTGGCTCGAAGGGCGGACTCCAGGGACGGAGTCCGCAACGCCGTCATGGCGTTTTTGGGGGGCTCCCTTCGGGCGAGCCGCTGGCCGGCCATCTGCGGCGTTGCGTTTCTTGGAAAGGGCGCGCCATTCCCTGCAAAACGCGCCTTGCAGCTGA
- a CDS encoding TspO/MBR family protein, which translates to MSGIRGIRQALGLVVWLGVSFIAAGIGAIASVNAGAFYMQLARPEWAPPASVFGPVWTLLYALMGIAAWLVWRTHGFRAARTALTLFLVQLAVNALWSWLFFGWHLGALAFADILLLWMLVAGTLISFWRVRPLAGALLIPYLSWVSFAAALNYSVWQLNPQWLGQ; encoded by the coding sequence ATGAGCGGGATTCGAGGAATTCGGCAGGCGTTGGGGCTGGTTGTGTGGCTCGGGGTTAGCTTCATTGCCGCTGGCATCGGTGCGATCGCCTCGGTCAATGCGGGCGCGTTTTACATGCAGCTGGCGCGTCCGGAATGGGCGCCGCCAGCGTCGGTGTTCGGCCCGGTCTGGACACTGCTCTACGCACTCATGGGCATTGCGGCGTGGCTGGTCTGGCGCACCCACGGATTTCGGGCCGCGCGTACCGCACTGACCCTGTTTCTGGTTCAACTCGCGGTGAATGCCCTGTGGAGCTGGCTCTTTTTCGGCTGGCATCTCGGTGCGCTCGCCTTTGCCGATATCCTGTTACTGTGGATGCTGGTGGCCGGAACACTCATCAGCTTCTGGCGCGTACGTCCCCTGGCCGGTGCATTGCTGATTCCCTATCTGTCCTGGGTAAGTTTTGCCGCGGCGTTGAATTACTCGGTCTGGCAGCTCAATCCTCAATGGCTCGGGCAATAG
- a CDS encoding VOC family protein has product MNPRISMITLGVRDFERSIRFYEQGLGLPRMDSPPEVAFFPLNGSWLGLFGRESLAEDAGVASDGSGFAGIALAHNVDSEAAVDEVIAQAVSAGARLVKPPGKVAWGGYSAYFADPDGYLWEIAHNPFFWVGPKDENA; this is encoded by the coding sequence ATGAATCCACGGATTAGCATGATCACGCTCGGGGTGAGGGACTTTGAGCGCTCGATACGGTTTTATGAGCAGGGGCTTGGTCTGCCGAGGATGGACTCTCCGCCGGAGGTCGCTTTTTTCCCACTCAACGGCAGCTGGTTGGGACTTTTTGGCCGGGAATCGCTGGCTGAGGACGCCGGAGTCGCGTCGGACGGTAGCGGTTTTGCCGGAATCGCCCTTGCCCACAACGTGGACTCCGAGGCAGCGGTTGACGAGGTGATTGCGCAGGCCGTCTCTGCCGGTGCCAGGCTGGTGAAGCCACCCGGAAAAGTCGCCTGGGGCGGCTACTCGGCTTACTTCGCCGATCCGGACGGCTATCTTTGGGAGATCGCCCACAATCCCTTCTTCTGGGTCGGGCCCAAGGACGAAAACGCATGA
- the cfa gene encoding cyclopropane fatty acyl phospholipid synthase, producing MSNSKESVPPASTPDRESGCEAPAILERLAAEAGIRFMGDCPWDIQVHDAAVYQRVLSQGSVGFGEAYMDGLWDAPALDQLFTRLLRSDIDEKLVGWARIKLFGELLRQRLFNLQTRGRAFQVGEQHYDIGNDVFRAMLDPTMSYSCGYWRGAKNLDQAQFHKLDLICRKLELRPGEQLLDIGCGWGGLARHAAEYYGVEVTGVTISREQQALARERCAGLPVKIELADYRELRGQFDKLVSVGMFEHVGPKNYTAYFDTAARLLKDDGLFLLHTIGIHATSSGVDPWIDRYIFRNGKLPSAHEISRVMDGRFTIEDWHNFGADYDRTLMAWWDNFEAAWPRLERKYGRRFYRMWKYYLLSCAGFFRSGQGQLWQLVLSKRERNRTYRSIR from the coding sequence GTGAGCAATTCGAAGGAATCGGTACCACCGGCAAGCACACCGGACCGAGAGTCGGGATGCGAGGCACCGGCGATTCTGGAGCGGCTCGCGGCCGAGGCCGGAATACGGTTCATGGGCGACTGCCCCTGGGATATCCAGGTGCACGATGCAGCCGTCTACCAGCGTGTGCTCTCACAAGGCTCTGTCGGATTTGGTGAAGCCTACATGGACGGCCTGTGGGATGCACCCGCGTTGGACCAACTCTTTACGCGCCTGCTCCGGTCTGATATCGACGAAAAGCTGGTGGGTTGGGCGCGCATCAAGCTGTTCGGTGAACTGCTTCGCCAGCGCTTGTTCAACCTGCAGACCAGGGGGCGCGCTTTCCAGGTTGGCGAGCAGCATTACGATATCGGCAATGACGTTTTCAGGGCCATGCTCGACCCGACCATGAGCTACTCCTGCGGTTACTGGCGCGGAGCGAAAAACCTGGACCAGGCACAGTTCCACAAGCTCGATCTAATCTGCCGCAAGCTGGAATTACGCCCTGGCGAGCAGCTGCTGGATATTGGCTGCGGCTGGGGTGGCCTGGCCCGGCACGCCGCCGAGTATTACGGTGTGGAGGTGACCGGTGTCACCATCTCCCGGGAGCAGCAGGCGCTGGCCCGTGAACGCTGCGCCGGGCTGCCGGTGAAGATCGAACTGGCAGACTACCGCGAACTGCGCGGCCAGTTTGACAAGCTGGTGTCAGTGGGTATGTTCGAGCACGTCGGACCGAAAAATTATACCGCCTATTTCGATACCGCCGCCCGTCTGCTGAAGGATGACGGCCTCTTCCTGCTGCACACCATCGGCATTCATGCCACCTCCAGCGGTGTCGACCCCTGGATCGATCGTTACATTTTCCGCAATGGCAAGCTGCCATCAGCCCACGAGATCAGCCGGGTGATGGACGGCCGCTTCACCATCGAGGACTGGCACAACTTCGGCGCTGACTACGACCGCACGCTCATGGCCTGGTGGGACAATTTCGAGGCCGCATGGCCACGGCTCGAAAGAAAATATGGGCGTCGCTTCTATCGCATGTGGAAGTATTATCTGTTGAGCTGTGCAGGTTTTTTCCGCTCAGGGCAGGGCCAGTTATGGCAGCTGGTCTTGAGCAAACGCGAGCGCAATCGGACATATCGATCGATTCGGTAG
- a CDS encoding hydrogenase maturation protein, with translation MRILFLTHSFNSLSQRLYVELSRDGHDISIEFDINDAVTREAVALWRPDLIIAPFLKRAIPEDVWRAHTCFIVHPGPRGDRGPAALDWAVLNGESTWGVTVLQAEAEMDAGPVWASVEFPMREARKSSLYRNEVTDAAVSAVRRALGRFAAGDFTPEPPSGGGRWRPACRQADRGIDWLCDDTATVLRKIRSADGQPGIRDRIGGVPCYLYDARREPALSGPPGELLACRHGAICRATIDGAVWIGHLRPAGEGPDFKQPAASVLDETARTLPDPGGDAAGAEAIRYEEANGIGYLHFDFYNGAMGVAECERLLDAYRSACERDTRLLVLMGGPDFWSNGLDLNQIEAAESPADESWRNIEAINELAWAIITTEDRLTVSALQGNAAAGGVFLALAADQVLARSGVVLNPHYKSMGNLFGSEYWTYLLPRRVGEARAAELTQNRLPIGAPEALSLGLIDAHFGEDGVDFSAQVQTRSEALAASPAYGEMLEGKRRRRAADEAQKPLAAYRAEELKRMQLNFYGFDPSYHVARYHFVFKVPHSRTPFFLARHRIGGMGVPE, from the coding sequence ATGCGAATCCTCTTTCTGACGCACAGCTTCAACAGCCTCTCGCAGCGGCTCTATGTCGAGCTGTCGCGGGACGGCCATGACATCTCCATCGAGTTCGACATCAATGACGCGGTGACCCGGGAGGCGGTGGCGCTCTGGCGGCCCGACCTGATCATCGCGCCGTTTTTGAAGCGCGCCATTCCGGAAGATGTCTGGCGCGCCCACACCTGCTTTATTGTTCATCCCGGCCCGCGCGGCGACCGAGGGCCAGCCGCCCTGGATTGGGCCGTGCTCAACGGTGAGAGCACCTGGGGCGTGACCGTCCTGCAGGCCGAGGCGGAGATGGACGCCGGCCCGGTGTGGGCGAGCGTGGAGTTCCCCATGCGCGAGGCGCGCAAGAGCAGCCTCTACCGTAACGAGGTGACCGACGCCGCGGTGAGCGCGGTCCGGCGGGCGCTGGGGCGTTTCGCCGCCGGTGACTTCACCCCCGAGCCGCCGTCCGGCGGCGGGCGCTGGAGACCCGCCTGTCGACAGGCCGATCGGGGCATCGACTGGCTGTGTGACGACACCGCCACTGTGTTGCGCAAGATCCGCTCCGCCGATGGCCAGCCCGGTATCCGGGACCGTATCGGCGGAGTGCCCTGTTATCTTTATGACGCTCGGCGGGAGCCCGCACTGAGCGGCCCGCCGGGAGAGCTGCTGGCGTGCCGCCACGGGGCGATCTGCCGAGCCACCATCGACGGCGCCGTCTGGATCGGTCACCTGCGCCCGGCCGGAGAGGGGCCCGACTTCAAGCAGCCCGCGGCATCGGTACTCGACGAGACGGCCCGGACGCTGCCGGACCCTGGCGGCGACGCCGCCGGCGCAGAAGCCATCCGCTACGAGGAGGCGAACGGAATCGGCTATCTACACTTCGATTTCTACAACGGCGCCATGGGTGTCGCCGAGTGCGAGCGGCTGTTAGACGCCTACCGTTCGGCCTGCGAACGGGATACGCGGCTCCTGGTGCTGATGGGTGGTCCGGATTTCTGGTCTAACGGCCTCGACCTGAACCAGATCGAGGCGGCGGAGAGTCCGGCGGATGAGTCCTGGCGCAACATCGAGGCAATCAACGAACTGGCCTGGGCCATCATCACCACCGAAGACCGCCTCACCGTGTCGGCGCTGCAGGGCAATGCCGCTGCCGGCGGCGTGTTCCTTGCCCTGGCGGCGGACCAGGTTCTGGCCCGTAGCGGCGTGGTGCTGAATCCCCACTACAAATCGATGGGCAACCTCTTCGGTTCGGAGTACTGGACCTATCTGTTGCCGCGGCGGGTTGGTGAGGCACGTGCCGCCGAGTTGACTCAAAACCGCCTACCGATCGGGGCCCCCGAGGCCCTTTCGCTCGGCCTGATCGACGCGCATTTTGGTGAGGATGGTGTCGACTTCTCCGCGCAGGTACAAACCCGGTCCGAAGCCCTGGCGGCCTCGCCGGCGTATGGAGAGATGCTTGAGGGCAAGCGCCGGCGCCGGGCAGCGGACGAAGCGCAAAAGCCGCTGGCTGCCTACCGCGCCGAGGAGTTGAAACGCATGCAGCTCAACTTTTACGGGTTCGATCCCAGCTATCATGTCGCCCGTTACCACTTCGTCTTCAAGGTGCCGCACTCGCGTACGCCGTTCTTTCTCGCCCGGCACCGCATTGGCGGGATGGGAGTACCGGAGTGA
- the hypE gene encoding hydrogenase expression/formation protein HypE, which translates to MSKKPYIRPLDFKHGCIDLTHGSGGRAMAQLIDELFLKAFDNPLLRQLNDQAAFDVPAGRMVMATDSHVVTPLFFPGGDIGSLAVHGTVNDVAMSGARPLYLAAGFILEEGFPLGDLKRIVESMAAAAEEAGVAIVTGDTKVVEQGKGDGVFINTTGFGVVPPGIDISGNRARPGDRILVNGTLGDHGVAIMSQRENLSFGTGIESDSVALHGLVAAMVETVPNLHCLRDPTRGGLAATLNELAQQSAVGMRIEESSLPLREGVRGACEFLGLDPLYVANEGKLVAICAAEDAEPLLEAMREHPLGREAAIIGEVQEDPNHFVQMQTAFGGMRMVDWISGEQLPRIC; encoded by the coding sequence GTGAGCAAGAAACCCTACATCCGTCCACTGGACTTCAAGCACGGGTGCATCGACCTGACCCACGGCAGCGGCGGCCGCGCCATGGCGCAACTGATTGACGAGCTGTTTCTGAAGGCGTTCGATAATCCGCTGCTGCGCCAACTCAACGACCAGGCGGCCTTCGACGTGCCGGCCGGGCGCATGGTGATGGCGACCGATTCCCATGTGGTCACTCCGCTGTTCTTCCCGGGAGGCGACATCGGCTCCCTGGCGGTGCACGGCACGGTGAACGACGTGGCCATGTCCGGGGCGCGGCCGCTCTATCTCGCGGCCGGCTTCATCCTCGAGGAGGGTTTTCCGCTCGGCGACCTGAAACGCATCGTCGAGTCCATGGCGGCCGCCGCCGAAGAAGCCGGCGTGGCAATCGTTACCGGCGACACCAAGGTGGTGGAGCAGGGCAAGGGGGATGGGGTGTTCATCAACACCACCGGCTTCGGCGTGGTGCCGCCGGGGATCGACATCTCCGGCAACCGGGCGCGCCCGGGCGATCGAATTTTGGTGAACGGCACCCTCGGCGACCACGGGGTTGCCATTATGTCGCAGCGCGAGAACCTGAGTTTCGGCACCGGCATCGAGTCCGACTCGGTCGCGCTCCACGGGCTGGTTGCGGCCATGGTGGAGACGGTGCCGAACCTGCACTGCCTGCGCGACCCGACCCGCGGCGGGCTGGCGGCGACCCTGAATGAACTGGCCCAGCAGTCGGCCGTCGGCATGCGCATCGAGGAATCGAGCCTTCCCCTGCGCGAGGGCGTGCGGGGCGCCTGCGAATTCCTGGGGCTCGACCCGCTCTACGTGGCCAATGAAGGAAAGCTGGTGGCCATCTGCGCGGCGGAGGATGCCGAGCCGCTGCTGGAGGCGATGCGGGAGCACCCCCTCGGCAGGGAGGCGGCGATTATCGGCGAGGTGCAGGAAGACCCCAACCACTTCGTGCAGATGCAGACGGCCTTCGGCGGCATGCGAATGGTCGACTGGATCAGCGGCGAACAGCTGCCGCGAATCTGCTAA
- the hypD gene encoding hydrogenase formation protein HypD — MKYVDEFRDGKLARRVAEAIGRAVEPGRTYHYMEFCGGHTHAIFRYGLPDLLPANVRMVHGPGCPVCVLPVGRIDDAIELARRSGVILCSYGDCLRVPGSDRTSLLKARSQGADVRMVYSAADALRIAGENPDREVVFFAIGFETTTPPTAVIIRQAEALGLENFSVFCNHVLTPAAISNILESPQVRELGTVPLDGFVGPAHVSTIIGSRPYEYFAEEYRKPVVIAGFEPLDVLQAILMLVQQSNEGRVEVENEFARAVSREGNLKAQTVVAEVFELRREFEWRGLGVVPYSGLRIKGRYAAFDAERRFAIAFRSGKEHPACECGAILRGMKRPRDCKLFAKACTPDNPLGSCMVSSEGACAAHYTYGRYRETE; from the coding sequence ATGAAGTACGTGGACGAGTTCCGTGACGGGAAGCTGGCCCGGCGTGTCGCCGAGGCCATCGGCCGGGCGGTCGAACCGGGGCGCACCTATCACTACATGGAGTTCTGCGGCGGCCACACCCACGCGATCTTCCGCTACGGACTGCCGGACCTTCTACCGGCGAACGTGCGCATGGTGCACGGGCCGGGCTGTCCGGTCTGCGTGCTGCCGGTGGGCCGCATCGATGACGCCATCGAACTGGCCCGGCGGTCCGGCGTGATCCTCTGCAGCTACGGCGACTGCCTGCGCGTGCCCGGCTCCGATCGCACCAGTCTGCTCAAGGCCCGGTCGCAGGGCGCCGATGTGCGCATGGTCTACTCGGCCGCCGATGCGCTGCGCATTGCCGGGGAGAATCCCGACAGGGAGGTAGTCTTTTTTGCCATCGGCTTCGAGACCACCACCCCGCCGACGGCCGTGATCATCCGCCAGGCCGAGGCGCTGGGACTGGAGAACTTCAGCGTCTTCTGCAACCACGTCCTTACCCCCGCGGCGATCAGCAATATCCTGGAGTCGCCGCAGGTGCGGGAACTGGGCACCGTGCCGCTCGACGGCTTCGTCGGTCCGGCCCACGTCAGTACCATCATTGGCAGCCGACCCTACGAGTATTTCGCCGAGGAGTACCGCAAGCCGGTGGTGATCGCCGGTTTCGAACCGCTGGACGTGTTGCAGGCGATCCTCATGCTCGTGCAGCAGAGCAACGAGGGGCGCGTCGAGGTGGAGAATGAATTCGCCCGTGCCGTCAGCCGCGAAGGCAATCTCAAGGCGCAGACGGTGGTGGCGGAGGTCTTCGAACTGCGCCGTGAGTTCGAATGGCGCGGCCTCGGCGTGGTTCCCTATAGCGGGCTGCGCATCAAGGGTCGCTACGCCGCGTTCGACGCCGAGCGGCGCTTTGCGATCGCCTTTCGCTCCGGAAAGGAGCATCCCGCCTGCGAGTGCGGCGCCATCCTGCGCGGCATGAAACGGCCCCGGGACTGCAAGCTGTTCGCCAAGGCCTGCACGCCCGACAACCCCCTGGGCTCCTGCATGGTCTCCTCCGAGGGCGCCTGCGCCGCCCACTACACCTACGGCCGCTACCGGGAGACGGAGTGA
- a CDS encoding HypC/HybG/HupF family hydrogenase formation chaperone has protein sequence MCLAVPAKIERFLDDDQALVSMGGVEKVISLALVEGVELGDYVIVHVGYAINRIDPEEAEKTLALFAQLGADPEAS, from the coding sequence ATGTGTCTCGCGGTACCGGCAAAAATCGAACGTTTTCTCGATGACGATCAGGCGCTGGTGAGTATGGGCGGCGTCGAGAAGGTGATCTCCCTCGCCCTGGTCGAGGGGGTGGAGCTGGGCGACTACGTGATCGTGCACGTCGGTTACGCTATCAACCGCATCGACCCCGAGGAGGCCGAAAAGACCCTGGCGCTGTTCGCCCAGTTGGGTGCGGACCCGGAGGCGTCATGA